In Gemmata obscuriglobus, a single genomic region encodes these proteins:
- a CDS encoding NADH-quinone oxidoreductase subunit J: protein MNLLALSSTQQAGGQLALAALLGVVGFYLLLPRPRGRFVPGGIAALIGSTAVLVAWLVSTFGRPMPDVIGTALFWLFSAGALVFGTVLVVQKNPARGAIAFAFVILSVCGLFLLLAAPFLMAATVIIYAGAIIVTFLFVLMLSQAGTSNENDRTREPLYGSFAGFAFVGLVLFTLYQTSQRPKPGEDETAPHARLLTQVVTAEEHRALGEAAARLEEAEKIFDGDLSTATERDKRTEEFETAYRSIKNDSLVPVVGGVKIGAGVQARTSAVADEAGRVESGSIRERLDPPLKRLTGTGAALARADQQAREALARAGSVRKTSAGTLGEVERLMSSGAAPDTRDGAKAAVRKLREEVLLLRGSADLPAGNVRNLGFVLYSQHLLAVELAGTLLLVAVIGAVAITHRKGGAQ from the coding sequence ATGAACCTGCTCGCGCTCAGTTCGACGCAGCAAGCCGGCGGGCAACTGGCCCTTGCCGCGCTGCTCGGTGTCGTCGGGTTCTACCTGCTGCTGCCGCGGCCGCGGGGGCGGTTCGTACCCGGCGGCATCGCGGCCCTCATAGGCTCCACCGCGGTGCTGGTCGCGTGGCTCGTCTCCACGTTCGGCCGCCCGATGCCGGACGTGATCGGCACCGCGCTGTTCTGGCTGTTCTCGGCCGGGGCGCTGGTCTTCGGCACGGTGCTCGTGGTGCAGAAGAACCCGGCCCGCGGCGCGATCGCGTTCGCGTTCGTGATCCTCAGCGTGTGCGGGCTGTTCCTGCTCCTCGCGGCCCCGTTCCTGATGGCGGCGACCGTCATCATCTACGCCGGCGCGATCATCGTGACGTTCCTGTTCGTGCTGATGCTGTCCCAGGCCGGCACGTCGAACGAGAACGACCGCACCCGCGAGCCCCTGTACGGCAGCTTCGCCGGGTTCGCGTTCGTCGGGCTGGTGCTGTTCACCCTCTACCAAACCAGCCAGAGACCGAAGCCCGGCGAGGACGAAACGGCCCCGCACGCCCGGCTGCTGACGCAGGTCGTCACCGCCGAGGAGCACCGGGCGCTGGGCGAAGCCGCCGCGCGGCTGGAAGAGGCCGAAAAGATCTTCGACGGCGACCTGAGCACCGCGACCGAGCGCGACAAGCGGACCGAGGAGTTCGAGACCGCGTACCGTTCGATCAAGAACGACAGCCTGGTGCCGGTCGTCGGCGGCGTCAAAATCGGCGCCGGTGTGCAGGCCCGAACCAGCGCGGTGGCGGACGAAGCCGGTCGGGTTGAAAGCGGGTCGATTCGGGAACGGCTCGACCCGCCGCTCAAGCGTCTCACCGGCACCGGAGCGGCGCTGGCCCGCGCGGACCAGCAGGCCCGCGAGGCGCTGGCCCGAGCCGGATCGGTCCGCAAGACGAGTGCCGGCACGCTCGGCGAGGTCGAGCGGCTCATGAGCTCCGGTGCGGCGCCGGACACGAGGGACGGCGCCAAGGCCGCGGTCCGGAAGCTCCGCGAAGAGGTCCTGTTGCTCCGCGGGTCCGCCGACCTGCCGGCCGGCAACGTTCGCAACCTGGGGTTCGTGTTGTACTCGCAACATCTTCTAGCCGTCGAGCTGGCCGGCACGCTGCTGCTGGTCGCGGTCATCGGCGCGGTCGCGATCACCCACCGCAAAGGGGGCGCGCAGTGA
- a CDS encoding NuoI/complex I 23 kDa subunit family protein, whose protein sequence is MPLAENDVTWVEEAKLGLWEQLYIPALVAGLKTTLGHMVKPKITEQYPEQEPKLTPNYRGVHRLNRDAAGRVKCVACYMCATACPAHCIDIVAAPAPADWQKDGREKYPETFVIDELRCIYCGMCEEACPVDAIELTTLYDLTGLSREQMVFDKEKLLSVFDTTTKAGTDPVRTQSGKLGPASEAPPA, encoded by the coding sequence ATGCCGCTCGCCGAGAACGACGTGACGTGGGTCGAAGAGGCCAAGCTCGGGCTGTGGGAGCAGCTCTACATCCCCGCGCTCGTCGCCGGGCTGAAGACGACGCTCGGGCACATGGTGAAGCCCAAGATCACCGAGCAGTACCCCGAGCAGGAGCCGAAGCTGACGCCGAACTACCGCGGTGTCCACCGGCTCAACCGCGACGCCGCGGGCCGCGTGAAGTGCGTGGCGTGCTACATGTGTGCCACCGCGTGCCCGGCCCACTGCATCGACATCGTGGCCGCCCCGGCCCCGGCCGACTGGCAGAAGGACGGCCGCGAGAAGTACCCCGAGACGTTCGTCATCGACGAGCTGCGCTGCATCTACTGCGGGATGTGCGAGGAGGCGTGCCCCGTGGACGCGATCGAGCTGACAACGCTCTACGACCTGACCGGGCTGAGCCGCGAGCAGATGGTGTTCGACAAGGAGAAGCTGCTCAGCGTGTTCGACACCACCACCAAGGCGGGCACCGACCCGGTGCGGACGCAGTCGGGCAAGCTCGGCCCGGCGAGCGAGGCCCCGCCCGCCTGA
- a CDS encoding complex I subunit 1/NuoH family protein: MPTLDPLVITAILIVGLIGGVLGVCGYLTLGERKISAWMQDRVGPNRVGPGGLLQPLADGGKFFLKEEVIPDHVDKVFYLLAPAVAVGTALLALAVVPFGQTTPQPDAVVAGPGAVATFEAQQKAYQESVNFAIAPGLDIGVLYIFALGSLAVYGVILAGWSANNKYSLLGALRSSAQIVSYEIPLGMSVLGVFLIVGSLNPEKIIAWQAGASSGDAVLGQLAASLSIGNNWWLVLFQPLAFLLFLASGYAESSRLPFDLPEAEQELVGGYHTEYSSLKLGLMLLTEYVHLVTGSFMVAVLFLGGWSFFGLEAVSSNVIVTAVLKLLILVSKMVALCVFAQFVRWTIPRFRFDQLMNLAWKVMIPLALLNLLAVIFVKQFGWSLLVLTGVNVVLFFGAGVLGARTSGTVTNPKRKVVKLPPGLPAGVTYAGR, from the coding sequence ATGCCGACCCTCGACCCCCTTGTCATCACCGCGATTCTGATCGTCGGCCTCATCGGCGGCGTGCTGGGCGTGTGCGGGTACCTCACGCTGGGCGAGCGCAAGATCTCCGCCTGGATGCAGGACCGCGTCGGGCCGAACCGCGTCGGCCCCGGCGGGCTGCTCCAGCCGCTCGCCGACGGCGGGAAGTTCTTCCTGAAGGAAGAGGTCATCCCCGACCACGTCGACAAGGTCTTCTACCTGCTCGCCCCGGCGGTCGCGGTGGGGACGGCGCTGCTGGCGCTGGCGGTCGTGCCGTTCGGCCAGACAACCCCGCAGCCGGACGCGGTCGTGGCCGGCCCCGGCGCCGTGGCGACGTTCGAGGCGCAACAGAAGGCGTACCAGGAAAGCGTCAACTTCGCGATCGCGCCGGGCCTGGACATCGGCGTGCTGTACATCTTCGCCCTCGGGTCGCTGGCGGTGTACGGCGTGATCCTGGCCGGGTGGAGCGCGAACAACAAGTACTCGCTCCTCGGCGCGCTCCGCAGCTCCGCACAGATCGTGAGCTACGAGATCCCGCTCGGCATGTCGGTCCTCGGGGTGTTCCTGATCGTGGGGTCGCTGAACCCCGAAAAGATCATCGCCTGGCAGGCCGGCGCCAGCAGCGGGGACGCGGTGCTGGGCCAACTGGCCGCGTCGCTCTCGATCGGGAACAACTGGTGGCTCGTCCTATTCCAGCCGCTCGCGTTCCTGCTGTTCCTCGCCAGCGGCTACGCGGAGAGCAGCCGGCTGCCGTTCGACCTCCCCGAAGCCGAGCAGGAGCTGGTCGGCGGCTACCACACCGAGTACAGCTCGCTCAAGCTGGGGCTCATGCTGCTGACGGAGTACGTCCACCTCGTCACCGGCAGCTTCATGGTGGCGGTGCTGTTCCTCGGCGGGTGGAGCTTCTTCGGGCTCGAAGCGGTCTCCTCGAACGTGATCGTCACCGCGGTGCTGAAGCTGCTCATCCTCGTGAGCAAAATGGTCGCGCTGTGCGTGTTCGCCCAGTTCGTGCGGTGGACCATCCCCCGGTTCCGGTTCGACCAGCTCATGAACCTCGCGTGGAAGGTCATGATCCCGCTGGCCCTGCTGAACCTGCTGGCCGTAATTTTCGTGAAGCAGTTCGGGTGGTCGCTGCTGGTGCTCACGGGCGTGAACGTGGTGCTGTTCTTCGGGGCCGGCGTGCTGGGCGCCCGGACCAGCGGCACCGTCACCAACCCGAAGCGGAAAGTCGTGAAGCTGCCGCCGGGGCTCCCCGCGGGCGTCACGTACGCCGGACGCTGA
- a CDS encoding molybdopterin-dependent oxidoreductase, with protein sequence MPTVYVNDKPVEIGAKRLNCVQAAELAGVFVPHYCWHEALSVVASCRMCLVEVGDLKDGKVTMQPKVVPGCQTPVKDGTVIITGEYDKRDRALPVLPYEPSYTKAAAPGERAKKSQADTLEGLLLNHPLDCPVCDKAGECKLQDFSFKYGRSESRMVDVKNAPPNKPHLSSKITLFTDRCILCTRCVRFTREISGTSELQVVGRGHHEEIDVFPGRPLENKLAGNVVDLCPVGALGSKDFLYKQRVWYLKTTDGVCNRCSTGCSTYNDTNKDIVYRVRARHNPEAQGHFICDEGRYGYHHANSGERFVRPLAKVEGKFKPVPWSALLPQIKQEFADAVKTSPKGVVAVLSPFLTAEEAFLLGSYFKSLAPDVRLVLGPVPVVGEDDKYPKNVRGESVEPVKFTIRAEKAPNRRGVEEVLKQLQGAVIPFATVAGESLAAMWFCGGYPDKSHLDALVPTGWKAPALLVAQDLLPTVVTASAKYILPATTGFEKDGTFVNHANYVQTFPRAAKPPVEARTELQLAFDLLGRRGLVQPDAVRKELAKAVPFFGALAPETRLALEVAGQRGA encoded by the coding sequence ATGCCGACGGTCTACGTCAACGACAAGCCGGTCGAGATCGGCGCCAAGCGGCTCAACTGCGTGCAGGCGGCGGAGCTGGCCGGCGTGTTTGTGCCCCACTACTGCTGGCACGAGGCACTGTCCGTCGTCGCGTCGTGCCGCATGTGCCTCGTCGAGGTCGGCGACCTGAAGGACGGCAAGGTCACCATGCAGCCCAAGGTCGTTCCCGGGTGCCAGACGCCCGTGAAGGACGGGACCGTCATCATCACGGGCGAGTACGACAAGCGCGACCGGGCGCTGCCCGTGCTGCCCTACGAACCGAGCTACACGAAGGCCGCCGCGCCCGGCGAGCGGGCCAAGAAGTCGCAGGCGGACACGCTCGAAGGGCTGCTGCTGAACCACCCGCTCGACTGCCCGGTGTGCGACAAGGCGGGCGAGTGCAAGCTGCAGGACTTCTCGTTCAAGTACGGGCGGTCCGAGTCGCGCATGGTGGACGTAAAGAACGCGCCGCCGAACAAGCCGCACCTGTCCAGCAAAATCACCCTGTTCACCGACCGGTGCATCCTCTGCACCCGGTGCGTGCGGTTCACCCGCGAGATCTCCGGCACGTCGGAGTTGCAGGTGGTCGGCCGCGGGCACCACGAGGAGATCGACGTCTTCCCGGGGCGGCCGCTGGAGAACAAGCTCGCCGGGAACGTCGTGGACCTGTGCCCCGTCGGCGCGCTCGGCAGCAAGGACTTCCTCTACAAGCAGCGGGTGTGGTACCTCAAGACCACCGACGGCGTGTGCAACCGCTGCTCGACCGGTTGCAGCACCTACAACGACACGAACAAGGACATCGTGTACCGCGTCCGCGCGCGGCACAACCCCGAGGCGCAGGGGCACTTCATCTGCGACGAGGGGCGGTACGGGTACCACCACGCCAACAGCGGCGAGCGGTTCGTGCGCCCCCTGGCGAAGGTCGAGGGGAAGTTCAAGCCGGTGCCGTGGAGCGCCCTCCTACCGCAGATCAAGCAGGAGTTCGCCGACGCCGTGAAGACCTCCCCGAAGGGCGTGGTCGCGGTCCTGTCGCCGTTCCTGACCGCGGAAGAGGCGTTCCTGCTCGGGAGCTATTTCAAGTCACTCGCCCCGGACGTGCGGCTGGTGCTCGGGCCGGTCCCCGTGGTGGGCGAGGACGACAAGTACCCCAAGAACGTGCGCGGCGAATCCGTTGAACCCGTCAAGTTCACCATCCGCGCGGAGAAGGCCCCGAACCGCCGCGGCGTCGAAGAGGTGCTGAAGCAGCTCCAGGGCGCCGTCATCCCGTTCGCGACCGTTGCGGGCGAAAGTCTCGCGGCGATGTGGTTCTGCGGCGGCTATCCCGATAAGTCACACCTCGACGCCCTCGTGCCGACCGGCTGGAAGGCGCCCGCGCTGCTGGTCGCGCAGGACCTCCTGCCGACGGTGGTGACCGCCTCGGCAAAGTACATCCTGCCGGCGACGACCGGCTTCGAGAAGGACGGCACGTTCGTGAACCACGCGAACTACGTGCAGACCTTCCCGCGGGCCGCGAAGCCGCCGGTCGAGGCGCGGACGGAACTCCAGCTCGCCTTCGACCTGCTGGGGCGGCGCGGGCTGGTGCAACCCGACGCGGTGCGCAAGGAACTTGCGAAGGCGGTGCCGTTCTTCGGCGCGTTGGCCCCGGAAACGCGGCTGGCGCTGGAAGTCGCCGGCCAGCGAGGGGCGTAA